The window GGCGAAAGGTTCGCGAGCCTCGCGGCAAAGGCCGCAAGCCCGGCGCACTCCTCCCGCAGCCTCTTGGCTATCGCGTTGTCGGCGGAGAGCACCGCCCGCTCGGTAAAGTCCACGGCGGGCTGCAGATGGCCTCTGACGATATCCCGGTCAAGACGCCCCTTAGCGGCGGCGATATTCTTATCCATAAAGCCAATGCGCGCCTCCAGCCGTCCGCGCATATTGCGCGCCGCGTTCTGCAGCGCCGCCTCCAGCGCGCGGCCGTCGGGAAAGAGCCGCTCCGCCGCTCCCGAGGGAGTGGGAGCCGCCGCGTCGGCGGCCATATCGGCGAGCGTGCTGTCTATCTGGTGGCCCAGCCCTGTGATCACAGGGACGGGCGAGAGCCTTATCGCGCGCACGACGAACTCGTTATCAAAAATGTCCAGGTCGTCGCGGTTTCCGCCGCCGCGCGCAAGCATTACGCAGGAGAGGCCGGGGATGCGCCGCGCCAGCTCAAAGGCGCGCACGATCTCCTCGGGAGCGCCTAGCCCCTGCATGAGGCTGGGAATGACGATAAGCTCCGCGCAGGGAAAGCGGAGCGAGTGAAGCTTTAAAATATCCTGGAGCGCCGCGCCGGTCGGCGAGGTGATCACGGCGACCCGTTCCGGGTAACGCGGCAGCGGCCTTTTGAGCCGGGGATCAAATACCCCCTCCTGCTCCAGGCGCAGCCGCAGCGCCTCTTTCGCGCGCGCCTTCGCGCCGGCTCCAAGCGGCAGCAGTGTCGTCGCGTATATTTGATAGGAGCCGCGCGCGCCGTAGACGTCTATCTTGCCGCGGACAAGCACCTCGTCGCCGTCCTTCGGCCAGACCAGCACCGAGTTCGCGTAAGAGCGGAAGAGCACGCAGGCGACGCGGGAGTTCGCGCCGAGCAGCGTAAAATAGGCGTGTCCGCTGGTGTGTAACTTAAAGCCTAGCAGCTCTCCGCGCACGGAGAGATTCTGCAGCGACGGCTCACGAAAGAGCGCCTCTCTCACGGAGGCCGTCATCTCATCTACCGTTACGATATTGTTGTTCTTATTCGCGTTCATTATCGCTGCGCACTATGCGTCCGAGCACTCCGTTCACAAAACGGCCGGACTCCTCCGTGCCGAAGGCCTTGGCGATCTCCACCGCCTCGGATATCGCTACGTTCACGGGGACGCTCTGCGCGATGATACCCTCATAGAGGGCCAGCGATATGACCGCCTTATCGATCGCGACCAGCCTCTCGGGACGCCATTTGCTCTCCATATTCACGCGGATAATGTCCTCGATCTTCACGCTGTTGCTGCGCACGCCGCGGAAGAGCTCCGCAGCGTAGGCCAGCACCTCGTCCCGTTCAGACTCCGAGAGGGAGAGGTCGAAGGCGGATACCGAGGGAAACTTCTTTTTATCCGGAGATTCCGCGCCCTCATCCGCGAGCTCCGCGCTGAAAAGTTCGAGGGCCTCGTCGGCGGGAAGCAGCTCCAGCGCCTCCTGCGGCGGGGTCTCGGGTCTCATGTCAAGCATATATATCAGCTGCAGCGCGACCTCGCGCGCCCTGTGGCGCAGCCGCGCCATACGGGACATCACCAAAAAATCATCTCCTGAAATGTTCTTTCAACGCCGCTATCTGCCGCTGTCCGTCGTCGGTGATCAGTACCCAGGCGACGCCGTAGCCAACTACGGCGGAGAAGATGGACCAAAGTATCCCCTTGATCCCCATGTGGAAGAGCGCCGTGATACCGGCGGCGGCGGCGGCCCAGAAAAGCGGCAGCATCCACACCGGCGTCGTCTTCTTGTTATCCTGCGGGGCGATATTGACCCAGTTCAGCTGTACCGCAATGCCGGACTTGTTGAATATGCCTCCGAAGCGCTCCTCAAGCGTGGCCTTCGTCTCAAAATCAGCGTCTTCGGGCGCCGCGATATAGGCGTTGAGAAGGTTCTTCTCGCCGATAAACGATACCTCCTGCACGTAGAACTCCTGCGGGAGGCGCTTCGATATGATGAGCTTTATCGCGTCGCCGTCTATCCAGATCTTACCAAGTTTTGTCGTCGTCCATAGAAAC is drawn from Cloacibacillus porcorum and contains these coding sequences:
- the xseA gene encoding exodeoxyribonuclease VII large subunit produces the protein MNANKNNNIVTVDEMTASVREALFREPSLQNLSVRGELLGFKLHTSGHAYFTLLGANSRVACVLFRSYANSVLVWPKDGDEVLVRGKIDVYGARGSYQIYATTLLPLGAGAKARAKEALRLRLEQEGVFDPRLKRPLPRYPERVAVITSPTGAALQDILKLHSLRFPCAELIVIPSLMQGLGAPEEIVRAFELARRIPGLSCVMLARGGGNRDDLDIFDNEFVVRAIRLSPVPVITGLGHQIDSTLADMAADAAAPTPSGAAERLFPDGRALEAALQNAARNMRGRLEARIGFMDKNIAAAKGRLDRDIVRGHLQPAVDFTERAVLSADNAIAKRLREECAGLAAFAARLANLSPLALLAKGYSICADISGAVIRSAASMKVGDTVKIIMNDGSAEAVVKEVSHKPFFGEAK
- the nusB gene encoding transcription antitermination factor NusB, encoding MSRMARLRHRAREVALQLIYMLDMRPETPPQEALELLPADEALELFSAELADEGAESPDKKKFPSVSAFDLSLSESERDEVLAYAAELFRGVRSNSVKIEDIIRVNMESKWRPERLVAIDKAVISLALYEGIIAQSVPVNVAISEAVEIAKAFGTEESGRFVNGVLGRIVRSDNERE